Sequence from the Salvelinus alpinus chromosome 35, SLU_Salpinus.1, whole genome shotgun sequence genome:
AAAATAATGTTTTGGTCAAATTGACTATTGGCAGCTTGGGTGATTACAGTTACTTACTTGCGAGATGAGAATCATATTGTACAAGTCCTCGTTCTGCACTGCAATTGGAGCAGACTTTTTAGGCTTTGTATCTTTTACGCTGCTCCTCTTCTTATTGGCTTTCGGCTTAGGGGGTGGGGTGTCATGTAGTTCCACCCGCTGGTCGTCAAGCCGACGGCCTTGCGAAGTAGCCACCAAGTCAAAGAACTCATCTTTCTGCAGCGAGGTCATTGAGGAGAAATGCACTGTTGGAAATGGAAGGGGAGAAAAGAGAGTGGAGACATGCTACATTTAGTGGCCTAGTTCATTTAGTGTCCTAGTTAATTATTCAAGCAATATTATTTCAATATTTTACTAATGTACAGAAGACATCCTAATATGTGTCCCTGCCACAGTTATATGATAGAAGCGCTTCAATGGATGTTGGTACCGTACAGTTATTTACAGCTTTTCCCCTTCTGTCATTTGAAGTGAGTCAGCATGTCAATGTTGAAACAAGGGAAGCTAATTGCAACAGTTGTTATGTTTACCACAGTCACTTAGTTAGTTATCATTACAGGGAGTTGTTTTCGCATTCTATCACCTCTGTGGGCTCTGTGGGCCGGAATGTAGGTGTTGGGTTCAGAATggcaccttctcctccctctgaaCGAGCACCGCTGGTCATTGAGTCGTCTTCCTTCTTGCAGAGTAAAGACCAGGTCATACAGCGTGTCTGGGAAGTAAGGGGTTAACCGTTGAGCCTGTGAAAGACAGGTGGCAGAAAGAGTAGTCGTTATCAAGGACTTCAAAATGGGGGGTATCACTACTCATTTCAAACAAGCTGGCATTTCCACACCTACAAATTCTGTAACCACAAAATGAACCCCTCATTCTTCCACCCCTGTAATGTTGTTTGTTCTTTTTCTATATGTGAAAGAAAACCCAATAACGGAATTATTGTTATTGTGGGCACAAGGGAAATTGctgtattttttttgtgaaaGCAAATGTTATAAACCTGTTTTGTGGCATGCTCTGGGCTCAGCGTATCTTTGGGCAACTGGTCAAAGGGAAGATGTCTATTTGTGCCAACTTGTAATCCTTGTGATGGTTTGTCCGTCTCCAAATCTTGTTCTGctgttttgtatttttctgtTTCATCCACCATCGCCATCCCCTCTTTCTTGCCATGTATTTTCGGTCCATCCATTACTAATTCATCCATCCCTTTAATGTGCTCAACCCCatcctctgtcccagtctctccTTTTGCTTGATTTATATGGTTATCCTTTTTTCTTTCATCGCCATCTCCACTTTCAGTGTTGGTTTTTCCAATCTGTCCATGTCTGGCAGTGGCATCCTCTTCCGCACTGGAGTCTTTATCGTTGCTCTTGCCTGTTATTGGCTCTATCCCTCCCTCAACAACTCTCTCAACATCTCCCTCCTTAATAATGATTAGATCCTCCAAGTGCTCCTCTTCAGCTGTTTCAACTTTGACCTCTGGGTATTCCATGACAACATCCATTTACGTCTGTCTCAGTGTAAACCTGACAAAAAATTAGATAAGACAAATATATCAACTGATGTTCTATTGTACATTATGAGGATTGTGGAACTGGTTCTAAGAAAATGTATTAGGTAATCTAATAGAGTTCATCAAAATGTTAACTCCCAACAACACATGTAGAAGACTTCTAGTGTGACACAGACTGAACGGCCACTGTACCTGTAAGCATAATATGGTATAATCTCAAGAGGGGTGTTTATGAAAAACCAGGACTGGTTTCCTGCTCACTTCTTTAGGCACTGAATTCCTATCTTGGATTGTACTTGCCCGCCTGCCAATCATTACCTTACCCACCCACGCTCTCAATAAGTCTATCGTACCTGTGTTTTCCTGGAGTTCAGTTTCTGATAAACATCATCTTCTTGTGTCCACATTGATTAGGTATGGCATCACTGATTCACATGGCAGTTTTCTTCATGACAACTAATTGCTATCAGTTATGGTTCACATATCACCGTGACGAgctcttcctcgctctctctctctctctctctgcctgcctgtcagcCCTCTAGTCTCTTCCTGTTCCTCTTACCCCAACCCACCCCTATGTATTTGTCCCCTATCTCTCTGCGTCATGGCATTATGAAATATTACTGTAAAAAGTGAAGTGGTGCGATGTTATCAAATAGCCTTGTTTTTAACAAAGACAAAACTCATAATTTGAGATGAACATCAGAAAGGGGGAAATGACTATGAAGTTTTTCTCTGCTCATGTTGCATTTTCAGCAGAACAGCATACAGTCAGAAACAGCAACATGTTGAAACAGGCACTCTGTTTTTCTGACAGGGACTGTGGTTTGGCATACTTCCTGTTGACTTGCAGCTAAAGGAGAAGTAGacaaagtgtgtgagagagagggagagagatatagtcaGATGTGAGATGTTGATTATTTTTGgtgagagaacagaggggagggTAATTGTTAATTTGTGTATGTTCATATATGACTTGTCTGAACTATTCTGTAGTTCTAAAAAGTGTTCTGCTGTGTATCACCCATTGATGTATGAAACTTTCACTGTGCATTCATTTGTCAAATCTGTTAATATTATGGAGTGCTTGTATTGTCTGTATTGTCCCATGTGGTGAGAGTGGGccacaacacatccgccacgctgaccctcaaacTCTTTTGAATCATCACATACACAGCTGCTATTGCTTATTATCTATCCTcttgcctagtccctttacccctacctatatgtaaatCTACATCAATTACCTCCTAGTACCCCTGCATgtcaactcggtactggtacccagtgtatttagccaagttatcgttactcatggTGTATCTATtcattgtgttattatttttctatttttctctctacattgttgggaagggccagagagtaagaatttcactgctagtctacacctgttgttcacgaagcatgtgacaaataaaatgtgatgaaaataaatatttgatgATTTGATTGGTAAAGACCTGTGACCTTATTATGAAGCTGATGCATTATTAAATTAGCTGACATGAAATCAGAAGATGATCCCTCCCCCATCATGGATGCAAATGCTCAATGTATTAGGCTACTTGCAGATTGAAAGATCCCCCTCTTCTCACgttttctgtttctctcttacacATACACATAGACCTACACACACAGTTGCCTTATAGTTATATCCAGCTACCTGATTGTTCAGAAGACTTACTCAGTGTAAAAGTAATAGCTATGAATATCCctagtacagtagcctatggggTCTGTCCAGAGGACAATTCGAATTTCATGAACATTCTTGTTCGATACTTTTTCTTTGTCAATCGCTAGGGGACTCTAGCGCAGGCCTGCTCTAGTGTTTGAGTTTTGAAGGGTGTGTGACTGTGATTACTCGTCCGCGCCACTGTGTGCCGCTCAGGATGTTGCAGCAGCAGCCTCTCACTGGCAACGGGCCCTCTAACGGCCGGGGCCTTGGCCTGAGCACTCACCCCGGTATGCACCCTCTAAACTCGGTTCATCCATCTTCCCACCACCGCTCCGACGGAGACACGGGCCACGAAGGCGCAGAAAATGGACATGAAAGCCGCAGAGACATTGGTGACATATTGCAACAAATCATGACCATCACCGACCAAAGTTTGGACGAAGCACAAGCAAAGTTAGTCATAATTGTTTCTAACTTATTCAGATTTAGCTACACCTTACTGCAAAGTTGCTCAATGGCCAAGAGTTAGCTAAAGTTTTCagaagttttcattttttttcaacTTTGAAGTTTTTTAATAAGCTAACGGGTAGACAACGTTGTTAGATAGCTAACTGGCTTTGTTTCATGATAAAGCCATTTGCACGCCTTATTAAATCATTATCACTTCTTCCCCTGGCCTATTTACACGCCTGTTGTTGTGAAATTTATAAAAACCGAAATAGTTTTTGTGGCTAACTCGATGAAGAGGGTGAATTCTTGCTAAGCTAAAACTAGCCAGTTAGCTACGCTCTATTGCTTTGTGTTACTACTAACGGTTATATTTACATGTATATGAATAGCAATATATTATCAACGCACTGTGGCCATAATCTTGACATTATCCATTTCATGTTACATTTGTTCGACGAATAAAATGTTAACATATTAGCTACATATTgtagctgctgctagctagctatagcattGCGTAGCTAACGCTAGCATAGCAGGCTGCAGTGAACTCGTCAAAAGGTCACGAACAACAGAGCCGATGTTTGTTGTTATGAATGTcatctagttaacgttagctagctatatcaaGCGTGTGAAAGCAGGGAGCTAGCTAACTTAACAAATATATTGTTGGTGCTAATGGCTCGTTGCTAAATAGCTGGGTAGATAAACTAGATAGACAGCTACAGTATGTAATTAGCtagttaataataataacaattatcTTTTTTTCAACCGTCAGAAAACACGCATTGAATTGCCATCGAATGAAACCAGCTTTGTTCAGCGTCTTATGCGAGATCAAAGAGAAAACAGGTAAGTTAATTTTCACTAATTGAAACCCATTGTTTGATTTAAAAATTGTTGTTAATTCGTTTAAAAGTTTCTGACCATCTGTGATGAAAACAGATGTTGGCTCCATCACAATAATAATGAGTTGCGCATGATCCACGCAGTTAGATGACAGTTAGAAAATTCTCTAACTATTTACAATTTTCAACAAAGATGTATTGTGTATGATTACTTTTCAAATTTTGCTGCAAGATGAGCCTTCCATTACTTGTTTCATCCACAAAGTGCTTCTCCAAGTCTGTACCTCAGAGGGAAAATATTTTAATATACACTGaaagtaagtcgctctggataagagcgtctgctaaatgacttaaatgtaaagtaaatgtaaagtgttggtctcatgtttcatgagctgaaataaaatatcccagaaatgttccatatgctttttttgtgcacaaatttgtttacatccctgttaatgagcatttctcatttacCAAGAcaatcaatccacctgacaggtgtgacatatcaagaaactgattaaacagcatgatcattacacaggtgcaccttgtacgggggacaataaaaggccactctaaaatgtgcagttatgtcacacaacacaatgccacagatatctttTTTTAGGTAGCATGCAATTgatatgctgactgcaggaatgtccaccagagctgttgctaccataagccacctcaaatgttgttttagagaattaggCTGTACATCCAAGCAGCCTCACAAAGCAGACCATCCGGATTCTGCAGGATCGACTGAGAACAGCCAGCCGGACTGGTGATGAAACTGTGGGAATGCACAACAGAATAATTTCTccacaaatgctcaccttcgatggatatggcacgctggagaagtgtgctcttcacagatgaatcccggtttcgggcagatggcagacagtgtgtatggtgtcgtgtgggcgagtggtttgctgatgtcagcgttgtgaacTGCGCGCCCTATGGtggcggtgggattatggtatgggcaggcataagctacggacaacgaacacaattataTTTTATctatggaaatttgaatgcaatgaattgtcgtgccattcatcccgcgccatcatctcatgtttcagcatgataatgcaaggccccatgtcgcaaggatctgtacacagttcctggaagctgaaaatgtcccagttcttccttgACCTGCacaatgtcacccattgagcatgtttggaatgctctggatctaCATGTACgactgtgttccagttcccgccaatatccagcaacttcgcacagccattgaagaggagtgggacaacattccagaggCCACAATAaatagcctgatcaactcaatgtGAGAAGATGTGTcgctctgcatgaggcaaatggtggtcaccagatactgactagttttcCGATCCaagcccctactttttttttgaaggtatctgtgaccaacagatgcgtatctgtattcccagtcatgtgaaatccatagattagggcctaaatcatttatttcaattgactgattaccttatatgaactgtaactcattaatatctttgaaattgttgcatgctgtatttatatttttgttcagtgtaataggAGACATTGTAACTCTTATTTACCATGAATCAGATTGACAGAACTTTCTTGTTGCAGGCCTATCAATGCGAAATGCTCAAGAGGAAGATTCACAGGACCCACAGCTGGTGCGATTGGACAACATGCTGCTGGCGGAGGGTGTGGCCGGGCCGGAGAAAGGTGGCGGGGCGGCAGCAGCGGTGTCCGCAGCCACCAGCTCTGGAGGGATGTCGCCAGACAGCTCACTGGAACACTCAGACTACAAAAGCAAGTTGAGCCAGATTCGCAACATCTATCACACTGAGATGGAGAAATATGACCAGGTACTTTTCTACTTCTTTTTTGGGGGAAAGCAGTGGGGAAGTCCGAATCCTTTTGTGTTGTTTTTTGCTTTATTAAAGAGATAGTAAAGTGTTGGAAAGACGGGGAAGATAGAGGGAGGGTGAGTCAAAATGCAGTGGGCTGGATTCAAACTCAtattgactctgacatatatgtgTGCTGGGGTCAGTGGCTGTACTTGATTTGAGGTGGAGGGACTTGACACTTTGCACACACTGAAAATGACACCCTTTAGCGAAGTAAACTAAAATGTGGTGATGTTATAATGTAGGTGAGATAGTTGAACGTGAACATAAATGACCGACGTCAACAGTGTCGGCCCGCTGTTGACTTCCATCCTTTGAGCCCAACTGACTGTCATCTCTGTCTCCAATTCCCCCCTCTCTCCGTGTCTCCTGTAGGCCTGTAGTGAGTTCACTACCCACGTGATGAACCTGCTGAGGGAGCAGTCGCGTACACGACCCGTGTCACCGCGGGAGATCGAACGCATGGTGGCCATCATCCACCGCAAGTTCAGCTCCATCCAGACACAACTCAAGCAGAGCACCTGCGAGGCCGTCATGATCCTGAGGTCCCGCTTCCTCGACGCCAGGTCAGCGTGTAACACTGTTATTGTGGTGACACAACACCTGTTAAAACTTGCCATGATAGTGAATGACAATTCATATACAGGTATCAGTTGTTACTGTAGTTGAGAAATGTACACTTCTGCCTGGGTTGTATGCCCACTCTCAACACACTCACCTTTGTGTTGTCAGGCGTAAGAGACGTAACTTCAGCAAGCAGGCGACGGAAGTCCTGAACGAGTATTTCTACTCCCATCTCGCCAACCCTTACCCCAGTGAAGAGGCCAAAGAAGAACTAGCCAAACAGTGTAGCATCACTGTCTCTCAGGTAACCTTGCGTCATAAGTATATGCGTCATATACTTACTATTAGCTCACCAATTGATATGTCCATATACAGTTGACTCCATTGACCAGCCTCTTACTGGCTCGTTAACTGAACAGGTGTGCAACTGGTTTGGCAACAAGAGAATCCGCTACAAGAAGAACATCGGGAAGTTCCAAGAGGAGGCCAACATCTATGCCATGAAGACAGCCATCGTGGCGACACAGAACGAGGACTCTCCACACACGCCCAACTCAACAGGTAAGAGCTAAGGAAAGGAAGCCAGGCCTAGTGATACACACTGTTTTGAATTTATGGTTCAATTGGTAGTAGAAATGGATGGGTTGATAGTGTTTTTGTGTTACggagcagcaaggggaactgccCCTCCGTACCTTCAGACTATGCTCCAACCTTACACTCCAACCcgctctgccacctctggtctcttaaCCCTCCCCAAACCTACCTCTACAAAGACCTATGACTACATTTAGGCTAATTAAATCGTTATGGAATGGAGAGCAGACCAAGCTGTAACAGTTTGAACCCAACGCATGGCACAATACTTGGCTGTGTCATCACACagttccatggttagtgcaggcaaTCGACGAGGGTATAGTCtactattgtacactattctccctaTTATAATTCTACGTACACTGATCTTCCAACATAACCATTGGATAAAAACTGAATTTGGTGATTTTCAGAATGAATCAAACAACCGTTTTCTTTCGTgcataaaggctctccaaacctgttttttcctaaatactttcctaaccctaaataatcTATCAGCTTTCTAATTCTAATTCTAAcaattggtgctgaaacggagataaatatgcatatatttagatggctttctttgattgatccctaatattctgaacccaTTCTCTTGATATATTCTGTTGAGTCTGTCAACAAAATTCTAACTAAAAGGTACAccatatttaaagggatggcttaaaaTAAATGTGCTGAAAACCCtgttgaatgaaaactccacaagAAAATCTATTgaccagcaagtgggagggttttgaGCGATTGAATTACGCTTAATCAGCACATGCAAGGGAACAATGTCTGCAAAGCCCGTTACGCAACTGAATAAGATACGTCTGAacaccaactactgagaagtgcgtaggaaaggTCTGCGTAAGAAAGGCGTAATTTCCTAATTAGGAATTGGGCCTTTTGTGCTGTCGTGCCAACTCCTTGCCCAACAATAGAAGTCGGCTTTACAGCACAATCagatcagatctgggaccaggctgatATTGTAGGCCTAGTAGCCCTTATTAAAGACATCTCCCTTTTGTTCCTTCACAggatcagatctgggaccaggctgatATTGTATGCCTAGTAGCCCTTATTAAAGACATCCCCCCTTTTGTTCCTCCACAggatcagatctgggaccaggctgatATTGTATGCCTAGTAGCCCTTATTAAAGACATCCCCCCTTTTGTTCCTCCACAggatcagatctgggaccaggctgatATTGTAGGCCTAGTAGCCCTTATTAAAGACATCCCCCCTTTTGTTCCTCCACAggatcagatctgggaccaggctgatATTGTATGCCTAGTAGCCCTTATTAAAGACATCCCCCCTTTTGTTCCTCCACAggatcagatctgggaccaggctgatATTGTATGCCTAGTAGCCCTTATTAAAGACATCCCCCCTTTTGTTCCTCCACAGGATaaaatctgggaccaggctgatATTGTATGCCTAGTAGCCCTTATTAAAGACATCCCCCCTTTTGTTCCTCCACAGGAtcaaatctgggaccaggctgatATTGTATGCCTAGTAGCCCTTATTAAAGACATCCCCCCTTTTGTTCCTCCACAGGAtcaaatctgggaccaggctgatATTGTATGCCTAGTAGCCCTTATTAAAGACATCCCCCCCCTTTTGTTCCTCCACAGGATCGGGGGGCTTCTCACTCACTGGACCAGACCTTTTCCTGGGTGTTCCACCAATGAATGGAGAGCAGCCTGTCTACATGGGAGCACAAGTATGGAACTTCACTCTCATTCACTTCATGTTACATATCATCTTTATTTTAGCTCGTAGCTAATTGAGAGCACATTCACAACAACAACTTTGGGGATGAGTTGTATTGGAGTGGAGAGGGGTTAATGTAGGTTAATGCCACTACAAGTCACCACGTCTTTTTCTCTTTTGCAGACTAATGGGAACTGGCAAGGGCAAAACACACCCCCCTCTGCCACTTCCCCGGGAAAGGACCACTCGGGGGACTCTGACTGATGGCCCCGCCCCCTTTGGGTCGATGACATAGATGGAAAGATTGACAACGGAAAAAGACTGAAAGAATGATATCACTCTTACTTGGCTGCAGTTTTTGTATGTCTTTTCAGTTTcttactgtccaatgatactgttCATTATGTTTGTATGagctgagtatgtgtgtgtgatgttttgtATTGGGATCATGGGTTTTTGTTTTCCACTACTTTATATGTTACTGTGGTATGTAGGCAGAGAGGCTTGGGAAATTGCGTTACCATTGTTTTATTAGGCTATATTATTAATGCTGTTATTACAAATATTTTAGGATTTTCATTTAAAGCTCAGATATAGTTGCATTTAGAGGATGTGGGGGCAATATAGAAAATCCAAAGATTTAGTGTGTTTGTTTTCTCTTTTCTACTGGgcttgtttgtctgtgtgtctatATCATGAATGAAGTGTGTGTGCTGGTTACATTAACGGTTTGAATGAGTATATCAACAGTGCTGTCATTCTGTACAGTGAGTGAAAAACACCTGTATTCTCTCTACCTCTTTTACAATAAAGTCTCTGTATTCACAGTCAGTTGGTCTGTCTTGATTGGTTGATATCAGCATAAGAGAGACGGGTCACTCCCTAATATGGCAGATGAAAAAAATAATTGCACATGAATCATTTCATAGTTTATTGATTTAGATATTTAGAG
This genomic interval carries:
- the LOC139564288 gene encoding G-protein-signaling modulator 1-like, producing MDVVMEYPEVKVETAEEEHLEDLIIIKEGDVERVVEGGIEPITGKSNDKDSSAEEDATARHGQIGKTNTESGDGDERKKDNHINQAKGETGTEDGVEHIKGMDELVMDGPKIHGKKEGMAMVDETEKYKTAEQDLETDKPSQGLQVGTNRHLPFDQLPKDTLSPEHATKQAQRLTPYFPDTLYDLVFTLQEGRRLNDQRCSFRGRRRCHSEPNTYIPAHRAHRVHFSSMTSLQKDEFFDLVATSQGRRLDDQRVELHDTPPPKPKANKKRSSVKDTKPKKSAPIAVQNEDLYNMILISQAQGRLEEQRSVAPGPMDDEDFFSLLLSVQGGRMEDQRTELPGILGT
- the LOC139564287 gene encoding pre-B-cell leukemia transcription factor 1-like — protein: MLQQQPLTGNGPSNGRGLGLSTHPGMHPLNSVHPSSHHRSDGDTGHEGAENGHESRRDIGDILQQIMTITDQSLDEAQAKKHALNCHRMKPALFSVLCEIKEKTGLSMRNAQEEDSQDPQLVRLDNMLLAEGVAGPEKGGGAAAAVSAATSSGGMSPDSSLEHSDYKSKLSQIRNIYHTEMEKYDQACSEFTTHVMNLLREQSRTRPVSPREIERMVAIIHRKFSSIQTQLKQSTCEAVMILRSRFLDARRKRRNFSKQATEVLNEYFYSHLANPYPSEEAKEELAKQCSITVSQVCNWFGNKRIRYKKNIGKFQEEANIYAMKTAIVATQNEDSPHTPNSTGSGGFSLTGPDLFLGVPPMNGEQPVYMGAQTNGNWQGQNTPPSATSPGKDHSGDSD